The genomic segment CATGTCCGTCATTCCGAGCTCGACTAGTTTATCGAGCCTTATCGCGCGGAAGGGGCCGAGGTCTGTGAACTCCACCCCGTAGAGCCACTTTATGAGAGTCGTCGCGAGCGCATTCCCGAAGAGCGCCTGAGGCAGCAGCGCACCCTTCTCCCGCTCGCCCTTCGTTCTCGATCCGATGACCATGTCGAACCCGTCCTCGACGATAGGCTTTACGAGGAGCGGCATCTCCTCCGGGTAGTCGGAATAATCGCCGTCGAGGAATACGATTATTTCGGGCCTCTCGCCTTCAGGCTTGGAGAGCGCGTACTCTATTCCCTTCATGCACGCGTACCCGTACCCGCGCCTTGCTTCACTCAGCACCGTCGCGCCCGCACCGGCGGCAGCCTTCGCGGTCCCGTCCGTCGACCCGTTGTCCGTCACGACCACCTCGCTCACGAGGTCCCGCGGTATATCGGCAATCACCTTCCCGATGGACATCTCTTCATTAAGCGCGGGGATGATAGCGAGGATTTTAGGAGTCATGGTATTGGCTCTTGATAATGCTGATTAGATAAGTTATTAATTATAGTAGCCATTATGATAAATAACCGACCTATATCACTCAATTTCAGATTGTTATATCACAGAATTCCGTTATTACTACTATTAATATTTCCTTTTATATCGTTAGGATGTGACGGTAACAATGACGGAGGTTCTGAACCTGATTGTGTCGATATAAGTTCTCTAGAGGAGTTTGAAGCCTGCCCTGCTGAGGGTCTGACGATGGTCTGCAGAAGTCTTTTCTGCGATTTTTTTGAATCCGGGCAAACGTCTCCCACACCGCCTGTCTTACAGCCTGTAATCTTCCCTGGCGAATGCGAGCAAATAGATTGTTCGGCTATGGAATGCACAATTCGATCTACTGATACCGGAGATGTAATAGGCACCGGAGTATTTACCATTTCGACCTTACTAACGACCGA from the Thermodesulfobacteriota bacterium genome contains:
- a CDS encoding glycosyltransferase family 2 protein produces the protein MTPKILAIIPALNEEMSIGKVIADIPRDLVSEVVVTDNGSTDGTAKAAAGAGATVLSEARRGYGYACMKGIEYALSKPEGERPEIIVFLDGDYSDYPEEMPLLVKPIVEDGFDMVIGSRTKGEREKGALLPQALFGNALATTLIKWLYGVEFTDLGPFRAIRLDKLVELGMTDMTYGWTVEMQIKAAKRGLKCGEVPVSYRKRIGVSKVTGTLGGTFRAGYKILWTIFKHVR